In a single window of the Deinococcus aetherius genome:
- a CDS encoding metallophosphoesterase family protein — protein sequence MRLAVFGDIHGNPPALRAALADMRAQGAEAFVCLGDVALGGAWPRECVAEVAALGCPVVRGNADRAMLEPSDSSTSRDVPHEWAVQEVGTWSREQLTDGDRDMLRTYLPTSRLPRLLCFHGSPERDDEELTAETPAERLWELRASHGRQPTWVGGHTHKPLLRTLDGWTLLNPGSVGLPFERRSKWYVNVSRAEYLLLDWTLRGSQPTFRAVPYDVEEVRRGILASGIPHADWLAAEWVSA from the coding sequence GTGCGGCTCGCGGTCTTCGGGGACATTCACGGGAACCCTCCAGCACTCCGGGCCGCGCTGGCGGACATGCGGGCGCAGGGTGCGGAGGCCTTCGTCTGCCTGGGCGACGTGGCGCTGGGCGGAGCGTGGCCGCGCGAGTGCGTGGCGGAGGTGGCGGCGCTGGGCTGCCCGGTGGTGCGGGGAAACGCCGACCGGGCAATGCTGGAGCCGTCTGATTCCTCCACATCGCGCGACGTTCCCCATGAGTGGGCAGTTCAAGAGGTCGGAACCTGGAGCCGCGAGCAACTGACGGACGGCGACCGGGACATGCTGCGAACCTACCTGCCAACGAGCCGACTTCCCAGGCTTCTGTGCTTCCACGGCAGCCCGGAGCGGGACGACGAGGAGCTGACAGCCGAGACGCCCGCCGAGCGGCTGTGGGAGTTACGCGCCTCTCATGGGCGGCAGCCCACATGGGTCGGCGGCCACACCCACAAACCGCTTCTGCGGACCCTGGACGGCTGGACGCTCCTCAACCCCGGCAGCGTGGGCCTGCCCTTCGAACGGCGGAGCAAGTGGTATGTCAATGTCTCCCGGGCCGAATACCTCCTGCTCGATTGGACACTGCGGGGCTCTCAGCCCACCTTCCGTGCCGTCCCCTATGACGTGGAGGAGGTGCGGCGCGGCATCCTCGCCTCGGGCATACCCCACGCCGACTGGCTCGCCGCCGAGTGGGTGAGCGCCTGA
- a CDS encoding aldo/keto reductase: protein MTPSTPLPTRQLRDLTVSALGLGCMGMSEFYGEADDEGNLRTLDRALDLGVTFYDTADMYGLGRNEELLGRWLAGKRDRVVLATKFGIVRDESDARVRGLNGRPEYVRGAAEASLRRLKTGHIDLYYLHRVDPDTPIEETVGAMSELVQQGKVRFLGLSEASAETLRRANAVHPITAVQSEYSLWTRDPEGPGGVLETCRELGVGFVPYSPLGRGFLTGQIKTPDDFAPDDYRRHSPRFQGENFRKNLDLVREVERLAAGKGCTPSQFALAWVLAQGEDLVPIPGTKRVKYLEENLGALEVQLTPDDLARLDAIFPPGAASGERYADMSSVGR from the coding sequence ATGACCCCGTCCACCCCCCTCCCCACCCGTCAACTCCGCGACCTGACCGTCTCTGCCCTGGGCCTGGGCTGCATGGGCATGAGCGAGTTCTACGGCGAGGCCGACGACGAAGGGAACCTGCGGACCCTCGACCGTGCCCTCGACCTTGGCGTGACCTTCTACGACACCGCCGACATGTACGGCCTGGGCCGCAACGAGGAGCTGCTGGGCCGCTGGCTGGCGGGCAAGCGCGACCGGGTGGTCCTCGCCACCAAGTTCGGCATTGTGCGTGACGAGAGCGACGCGCGGGTACGTGGTCTGAACGGCCGCCCCGAGTACGTGCGCGGGGCGGCCGAGGCCAGCCTGAGGCGCCTGAAGACGGGGCACATCGACCTCTACTACCTGCACCGGGTGGACCCGGACACGCCCATCGAGGAGACGGTGGGCGCCATGAGCGAACTCGTGCAGCAAGGTAAGGTCCGCTTCCTGGGCCTGTCGGAGGCGTCCGCCGAGACGCTGCGCCGGGCGAACGCCGTTCATCCCATCACCGCCGTGCAGAGCGAGTACAGCCTGTGGACCCGCGACCCGGAGGGGCCGGGCGGCGTGCTGGAGACCTGCCGCGAACTCGGCGTCGGCTTCGTGCCGTACAGCCCGCTGGGGCGCGGCTTCCTGACCGGGCAGATCAAGACGCCTGACGACTTCGCCCCCGACGACTACCGCCGCCACAGCCCGCGCTTCCAGGGCGAGAACTTCCGGAAAAACCTCGACCTCGTGCGCGAGGTGGAGCGCCTCGCCGCCGGGAAGGGCTGCACGCCTTCGCAATTCGCGCTCGCCTGGGTGCTCGCGCAGGGCGAGGACCTCGTGCCCATTCCCGGCACCAAGCGGGTGAAGTACCTGGAGGAGAACCTGGGGGCGCTGGAGGTTCAGCTCACCCCGGACGACCTCGCCCGCCTGGACGCCATCTTCCCGCCGGGCGCGGCGAGCGGGGAGCGGTACGCGGACATGAGCAGCGTGGGGCGGTGA
- a CDS encoding low temperature requirement protein A, protein MTSLSGTGEPAVARVSTLELFLDLVFVFTVTQLTSLIVEAKEPGDYLRAALVFATIWWIYSGYAWLTSNVGTEPTRRRLLMFAGMAGFLVMALAIPTVFGAGGVAYGLGLLTVTLVHAGLFTHAGNSSARAILGIAPFNLVSAGLVLAAGFVTPPWDWPLWGLAVLVVVSSSLFGRERGFALSPAHFVERHGLVVIVALGESVVAIGVGARGLPLSPGVILSAVLGLALAAGLWWTYFDRDDRRAEHRIGALNGPARARAALNAFGYGHFLMLGGVVVLAAGIKGVVAHPGGHASLADAGNLGGGLALYLLGDVLYRRLLGIGPGGLRLVAAVLAGLGVPLGLAAGGLVQLAACVGLLVGLLLVEARTRPAEDEDGAGPLGASASSSRA, encoded by the coding sequence ATGACCAGCCTTTCCGGGACGGGCGAACCCGCCGTCGCGCGCGTGAGCACGCTGGAGCTGTTTCTCGATCTGGTCTTCGTGTTCACCGTCACGCAGCTCACCTCCCTGATCGTCGAGGCGAAGGAGCCGGGCGACTACCTGCGGGCGGCGCTGGTGTTCGCGACGATCTGGTGGATCTACAGCGGCTACGCCTGGCTGACGAGCAACGTCGGCACCGAACCCACCCGAAGGCGCCTCCTGATGTTCGCGGGCATGGCGGGCTTTCTGGTCATGGCGCTCGCCATCCCCACGGTGTTCGGGGCGGGGGGCGTCGCCTACGGGCTGGGGCTGCTCACGGTGACCCTCGTCCACGCGGGGCTGTTTACCCATGCGGGCAACAGCAGCGCGCGGGCCATCCTGGGCATCGCGCCCTTCAACCTCGTCTCGGCGGGGCTGGTGCTCGCCGCCGGGTTCGTGACGCCGCCGTGGGACTGGCCGCTGTGGGGGCTCGCGGTGCTCGTGGTGGTCTCCTCGTCGCTGTTCGGGCGGGAGCGGGGCTTCGCGCTCAGCCCGGCCCACTTCGTGGAACGGCACGGGCTGGTCGTGATCGTGGCGCTGGGCGAGAGCGTCGTCGCGATTGGGGTCGGGGCGCGGGGGCTGCCCCTGTCTCCCGGCGTGATCCTGTCCGCCGTCCTGGGGCTGGCGCTCGCCGCCGGGCTGTGGTGGACCTACTTCGACCGGGACGACCGGCGGGCCGAACACCGCATCGGTGCCCTGAACGGCCCCGCCCGCGCCCGGGCGGCCCTGAACGCCTTCGGGTACGGACATTTTCTGATGCTGGGCGGCGTCGTCGTGCTCGCGGCGGGCATCAAGGGGGTGGTCGCGCATCCCGGGGGCCACGCCAGCCTCGCCGACGCCGGGAACCTGGGCGGGGGCCTGGCCCTCTACCTCCTCGGGGACGTGCTGTACCGCCGCCTGCTGGGCATCGGGCCCGGGGGGCTGCGGCTCGTCGCCGCCGTCCTGGCCGGGCTCGGCGTGCCGCTGGGACTGGCGGCGGGCGGGCTGGTGCAACTGGCGGCGTGCGTGGGATTGCTCGTGGGCCTGCTGCTGGTCGAGGCCCGCACCCGCCCGGCGGAAGATGAAGACGGTGCCGGGCCGCTCGGTGCCTCCGCATCATCCTCCCGGGCGTAG